A single window of Nicotiana sylvestris chromosome 3, ASM39365v2, whole genome shotgun sequence DNA harbors:
- the LOC138887437 gene encoding uncharacterized protein, whose product MAKTSKIVPQKEKASSSWPAGDKIPCLREEEEEDEDADFELVARTKRSINAPKVAEPVMVEEVQPRTEEILEGGPSKVPESLEAEDASRRDEQSADRGKFRKPNPRCGNGPRRGRPFHGCFTGVEDASDLGDASSIFDEAHRLPSQALTLHREAFSKSRSELSWYEADLKRLTEERDALRLLSGQKEEQIKVLRAELAITHKEHTDLIDQVQKKAEMIEQLRKVANMMRAETLGWKQNMDRLASEKETARTQLSSAECQLQSMKEESSGQAKKMEELEARLVTELDKAKSKVETAKVNAEAIAGIYRSDAEASQARAKEIFDAAQARAFCIAEHAKCQSRRETLEEIHAKSLLSSDDDDSGSMSGSEGSEDEDEAPGED is encoded by the exons ATGGCAAAAACGTCAAAAATCgttcctcaaaaggaaaaagcTTCTTCGTCGTGGCCGGCCGGCGATAAAATACCG TGTCTaagggaggaagaagaagaagatgaagatgctgACTTCGAGCTAGTAGCTCGAACAAAGAGGAGCATCAATGCTCCGAAGGTCGCTGAACCGGTGATGGTTGAAGAGGTTCAACCTCGGACCGAGGAGATCTTGGAGGGTGGCCCGAGCAAAGTCCCCGAGTCTTTGGAGGCTGAAGATGCCTCCCGCCGTGATGAGCAATCGGCGGAT AGGGGCAAATTCAGGAAGCCCAACCCCCGATGTGGGAATGGCCCACGAAGGGGAAGACCTTTTCACGGTTGCTTCACGGGAGTCGAAGATGCTTCCGATCTAGGTGATGCATCGAGTATCTTCGATGAGGCTCATCGACTCCCGAGTCAG GCCTTGACGCTTCATCGGGAAGCATTCTCTAAATCCCGGTCAGAGCTGAGCTGGTATGAGGCCGATCTTAAAAGGCTCACGGAGGAGAGAGATGCCCTCAGACTTCTTAGTGGGCAAAAAGAAGAACAGATCAAGGTCCTCCGAGCCGAGTTGGCCATAACCCATAAAGAGCATACCGACCTGATTGATCAG GTTCAGAAGAAGGCCGAGATGATCGAACAGCTCCGTAAAGTGGCCAATATGATGAGGGCGGAGACTTTGGGGTGGAAACAAAACATGGATCGCCTTGCCTCAGAAAAAGAGACTGCTCGAACCCAACTGTCATCGGCCGAATGTCAGCTCCAAAGCATGAAGGAGGAAAGCTCAGGTCAGGCCAAGAAAATGGAGGAGCTTGAGGCTCGGTTGGTCACCGAGCTGGACAAAGCCAAATCCAAGGTTGAGACGGCTAAAGTCAATGCTGAGGCGATCGCAGGTATCTACCGATCCGATGCCGAGGCCTCTCAAGCTCGAGCAAAAGAAATTTTCGATGCTGCTCAGGCTCGAGCATTCTGCATTGCCGAGCATGCCAAATGCCAGTCTCGGAGAGAGactctcgaggagattcatgctaAATCGTTGCTCTCTTCCGATGATGATGATTCTGGGAGCATGAGTGGTTCCGAGGGCagtgaagatgaagatgaggctcCCGGGGAGGATTAG